A portion of the Gemmatimonadaceae bacterium genome contains these proteins:
- the rsmH gene encoding 16S rRNA (cytosine(1402)-N(4))-methyltransferase RsmH translates to MSPTAPAAEVRPPDGRWDSAYHAPVLVDEVLETLAGARLVLDCTLGGGGHSAALLESGASVVGLDRDPAAVEAACERLRGLERGASFKAYVGNYASISSRPEIRDLRFDGILLDLGVSSHQIDVASRGFSFRDGAPLDMRMGADAVTDAATLLNTLDERELAWIFREYGDEPRAFRLAREITRRRTTRPFAISDDFVGAIRAVLGPRSGAPEFARLFQAVRIAVNDELPGLERALPDLRDRLSPGGVLAVIAYHSGEDRIVKHAMREWSQACTCPPLLPRCECGGRAVGKAVTKRAIVPSAAESARNPRARSARLRGWRKAA, encoded by the coding sequence ATGTCCCCGACAGCGCCTGCCGCCGAAGTCCGCCCGCCTGATGGCCGCTGGGATTCCGCCTACCACGCTCCGGTGCTGGTGGACGAAGTGCTCGAGACGCTCGCGGGCGCGAGGCTCGTCCTCGACTGCACGCTGGGCGGCGGGGGACACAGCGCGGCTCTCCTCGAGTCGGGCGCCAGCGTAGTGGGGCTCGACCGCGATCCGGCCGCGGTGGAAGCGGCGTGCGAGCGCCTCCGCGGGCTCGAGCGGGGGGCGAGCTTCAAGGCCTACGTCGGCAACTATGCGTCGATATCCTCGCGTCCCGAGATCCGCGACCTGCGCTTCGACGGCATCCTGCTCGACCTCGGAGTCTCGTCGCACCAGATCGACGTGGCGTCGCGCGGCTTCTCGTTCCGCGACGGCGCGCCGCTGGACATGCGGATGGGGGCCGACGCGGTCACCGACGCCGCGACGCTGCTCAACACGCTGGACGAGCGGGAGCTCGCGTGGATCTTCCGCGAGTACGGCGACGAGCCGCGCGCGTTCCGGCTCGCGCGCGAGATCACGCGGCGGCGCACGACGCGTCCGTTCGCGATCAGCGACGACTTCGTGGGCGCGATTCGCGCGGTGCTCGGCCCGCGGAGCGGGGCGCCGGAGTTCGCGCGCCTGTTCCAGGCGGTGCGCATCGCCGTGAACGACGAGCTCCCGGGTCTCGAGCGGGCGCTGCCGGACCTGCGCGACCGGCTGAGCCCCGGCGGCGTGCTCGCGGTCATCGCCTATCACTCCGGCGAGGACCGCATCGTCAAGCACGCGATGCGGGAGTGGAGCCAGGCGTGCACCTGTCCGCCGCTGCTGCCCCGTTGTGAATGCGGCGGCCGGGCAGTCGGGAAAGCGGTGACGAAGCGGGCGATCGTGCCGTCCGCGGCGGAGAGTGCGCGCAATCCGCGCGCGCGGAGCGCCCGGTTGCGGGGATGGCGAAAAGCCGCGTAG
- a CDS encoding penicillin-binding transpeptidase domain-containing protein yields MHTALLLFALALVARAAQVQLLEHDEWAARAERQHFVSASRPATRGAILDAAGNVLVETRELRRLSIAPRELRDRAATARLLTRAGVPREWVTRAVDTTRKWVQLPGAFPPERVAALIPMRGVHSTVVLDRVYSNYAGIRKLVGRTDPAGGALDGIELAMDTLLRGDSSTSRLARDRSGRAIPNPSGGSAAGATVALTISRDLQDIAERALAHAVDSLDASGGDIVVLNPHSGEVLALASNRADPSAFANTAITEPFEPGSTLKPFIAAALLERGLASPDEMIETFNGTMQLEGRVIRDIHKAPSLSLADVIRFSSNIGIVRFADRLTPRDKYELMRDLGFGAPTGVALPAEASGTLREPRRWSRTSAASLAMGYEIAVTPLQLATAYAAIANGGELLEPQIVREVRAGDRVLYARKRRVLRRVFSPSTAATMQRMLVAVVDSGTATKADLANFLVGGKSGTARRTEGRRGYVPGSYTASFVGLFPGDQPQYVVVVKLDNPKGAIYGGEAAAPVSRVVLQAALAARDAALDRGALVSARLPDAPPRVARAAAAADSAPGAKRVVRIPSARPALEETPARRVIVRLPHAPPQREQDGKAQRVVPDVSGMTLRGAIGALHHAGLHVRLVPGSALQSYPGPGALVAHGSVVTLTHQR; encoded by the coding sequence GTGCACACGGCGCTCCTGCTCTTCGCGCTGGCGCTCGTGGCGCGGGCGGCGCAGGTGCAGCTGCTCGAGCACGACGAGTGGGCGGCGCGGGCCGAGCGGCAGCACTTCGTGTCCGCGTCGCGCCCAGCGACACGCGGCGCGATTCTCGACGCCGCCGGCAACGTGCTGGTCGAGACGCGGGAGCTGCGGCGCCTCAGCATCGCGCCGCGTGAGCTGCGGGACAGAGCAGCGACCGCGCGGCTGCTCACGCGGGCCGGCGTGCCCCGGGAATGGGTGACTCGCGCCGTCGACACGACGCGCAAGTGGGTTCAGCTCCCCGGCGCGTTTCCGCCGGAGCGGGTGGCGGCCCTCATACCGATGCGCGGCGTGCACTCCACGGTGGTGCTGGACCGCGTGTACTCGAATTACGCGGGCATCCGGAAGCTGGTCGGACGCACGGACCCGGCCGGTGGCGCGCTCGACGGCATCGAGCTGGCGATGGATACGCTGCTCCGCGGCGACAGCTCCACCTCGCGCCTGGCGCGCGACCGCAGCGGCCGCGCGATCCCGAATCCGTCGGGCGGCTCCGCGGCCGGCGCCACGGTCGCGCTGACGATCAGCCGCGACCTGCAGGACATCGCCGAGCGCGCTCTGGCGCACGCCGTTGACAGCCTGGACGCGAGCGGCGGCGACATCGTCGTGCTGAATCCGCACAGCGGCGAGGTGCTCGCGCTCGCGAGCAATCGCGCGGACCCGTCCGCGTTCGCCAACACGGCGATCACCGAGCCGTTCGAGCCGGGCTCCACCCTGAAGCCGTTCATCGCGGCGGCGCTGCTCGAGCGGGGCCTCGCGTCACCGGACGAGATGATCGAGACGTTCAACGGCACGATGCAGCTCGAGGGGCGCGTCATCCGCGACATCCACAAGGCGCCGTCGCTGTCTCTCGCCGACGTGATCCGCTTCTCCAGCAACATCGGAATCGTCCGCTTCGCCGATCGGCTCACGCCGCGCGACAAGTACGAGCTCATGCGCGACCTCGGCTTCGGCGCGCCTACCGGCGTCGCGCTGCCGGCCGAAGCATCGGGCACGCTGCGCGAGCCGCGGCGGTGGTCGAGGACGTCGGCGGCCTCGCTGGCCATGGGCTACGAGATTGCGGTGACGCCGCTGCAGCTCGCCACGGCGTACGCCGCGATCGCGAACGGCGGCGAGCTGCTCGAGCCGCAGATAGTGCGCGAGGTGCGCGCCGGGGATCGCGTGCTGTACGCGCGCAAGCGGCGCGTGCTGCGGCGGGTGTTCTCTCCGTCCACCGCCGCCACGATGCAGCGCATGCTGGTCGCGGTGGTGGACAGCGGAACGGCGACGAAAGCGGACCTCGCGAACTTCCTCGTCGGCGGCAAGAGTGGCACGGCCAGACGGACCGAGGGCCGCAGGGGATACGTGCCGGGGAGCTACACGGCGTCGTTCGTCGGCCTCTTCCCGGGCGACCAGCCGCAGTACGTGGTCGTCGTGAAGCTCGACAACCCGAAGGGAGCGATTTACGGCGGCGAGGCAGCCGCACCGGTGAGCCGCGTCGTGCTGCAGGCCGCTCTCGCGGCGCGCGACGCCGCGCTCGACCGCGGCGCGCTCGTCTCCGCGCGCCTTCCGGACGCGCCGCCGCGGGTCGCGCGCGCGGCGGCGGCCGCGGACAGCGCGCCAGGGGCCAAGCGTGTCGTGCGGATCCCGTCAGCCCGGCCGGCGCTGGAGGAGACGCCCGCGCGCCGCGTGATCGTGCGGCTGCCGCACGCTCCCCCCCAGCGCGAGCAGGACGGGAAAGCGCAGCGCGTGGTGCCGGACGTGTCGGGCATGACGCTCCGCGGCGCGATCGGCGCGCTGCATCACGCGGGCCTGCACGTGCGTCTCGTGCCCGGCTCGGCGCTGCAGTCGTATCCGGGCCCGGGGGCGCTCGTCGCGCATGGCAGCGTCGTGACGCTCACGCACCAGCGATGA
- a CDS encoding UDP-N-acetylmuramoyl-L-alanyl-D-glutamate--2,6-diaminopimelate ligase yields the protein MTIRLGAIADALRDAGLLTKTTGTLPARAAAITEDSRAVTRGSIFVAVRGTAGDGHDFLPAALSAGAVAAIVEDEARTTLPSLVVNDSRAAAAVAAAVAYGHPARELRLVAVTGTNGKTTTAALLRALLDEESAPAASVGTLGVLLGAAGEPSPGGAGLTTPGPVELQRVLRALADAGVRTVAMEVSSHSLDQRRVAGLQFEAAVFTNLTRDHLDYHGTMESYFVAKAKLISYIAPGGVAVVNADEAAWEALPPAPRVFSFGRRGDLRVFPVIRHSLAGAEFDLTCEGVSHRVELPLVGEFNVENAAAAAAAAVQLGMPLRLVAARLSAAPQVPGRLEILARDPAIIRDYAHTPDALERLLKALKPMCAGRLLVVFGCGGDRDRGKRPLMGAIASAQADVAIVTSDNPRTEDPEKIIDDIVAGMTAGGYERIEDRRAAIERAIELADPRDVVVIAGKGHETYQVRGATRYPFDEKEIVSEILAPSR from the coding sequence ATGACGATCCGGCTCGGCGCCATCGCCGACGCGTTGCGCGACGCCGGGCTGCTCACGAAGACCACCGGCACTCTGCCGGCGCGGGCTGCCGCGATCACGGAGGACAGCCGCGCGGTCACTCGCGGCTCGATTTTCGTCGCTGTTCGCGGGACCGCCGGCGACGGCCATGATTTTCTCCCGGCGGCGCTGTCCGCGGGCGCCGTGGCCGCGATCGTGGAGGACGAGGCCCGGACAACGCTTCCGTCGCTCGTCGTCAACGATTCGCGCGCCGCGGCGGCCGTCGCGGCCGCGGTCGCGTACGGCCATCCCGCGCGCGAGCTTCGCCTCGTCGCGGTCACCGGCACGAACGGGAAGACGACGACGGCCGCGCTGCTGCGCGCGCTGCTCGACGAGGAGTCCGCGCCGGCCGCGTCGGTCGGCACTCTGGGCGTGCTGCTCGGCGCCGCCGGCGAGCCGAGCCCCGGCGGCGCGGGACTGACCACGCCCGGCCCCGTGGAGCTGCAGCGGGTGCTGCGCGCGCTGGCCGATGCGGGCGTGCGCACCGTGGCGATGGAAGTCTCGTCCCACAGCCTCGATCAGCGCCGGGTTGCCGGGCTGCAGTTCGAAGCGGCGGTGTTCACCAACCTCACGCGCGACCATCTCGATTATCACGGCACGATGGAGAGCTACTTCGTCGCGAAGGCGAAGCTGATCTCTTACATCGCGCCAGGCGGAGTTGCGGTGGTCAACGCGGACGAGGCGGCGTGGGAAGCGCTGCCGCCGGCGCCGAGGGTGTTCAGCTTCGGCCGGCGCGGCGACCTGCGCGTCTTTCCCGTGATCCGGCATTCCCTCGCCGGCGCCGAGTTCGATCTCACCTGCGAAGGCGTCTCGCACCGGGTGGAGCTGCCGCTCGTCGGCGAGTTCAACGTCGAGAACGCGGCGGCCGCCGCGGCCGCCGCGGTGCAGCTCGGCATGCCGTTGCGGCTCGTGGCGGCGCGGCTGTCGGCCGCGCCGCAGGTGCCCGGGCGGCTCGAGATACTCGCCAGAGACCCGGCTATTATTCGTGACTACGCGCACACGCCGGATGCTCTGGAGCGTTTGCTCAAGGCGCTGAAGCCGATGTGCGCGGGGCGGTTGCTCGTCGTCTTCGGGTGCGGCGGCGACCGCGACAGGGGGAAGCGGCCGCTCATGGGGGCGATAGCGTCCGCGCAGGCGGACGTCGCCATAGTCACCAGCGACAATCCTCGAACTGAAGATCCGGAGAAGATCATCGACGACATCGTCGCCGGCATGACCGCGGGTGGGTACGAGCGAATCGAGGACAGGCGGGCCGCCATCGAGCGCGCCATCGAGCTCGCCGACCCGCGCGACGTCGTGGTGATCGCCGGCAAGGGCCACGAGACTTACCAGGTCCGCGGCGCCACGCGCTATCCGTTCGACGAGAAGGAGATCGTGAGCGAGATCCTCGCGCCCAGCCGATGA